A stretch of Anaeromyxobacter dehalogenans 2CP-1 DNA encodes these proteins:
- a CDS encoding MotA/TolQ/ExbB proton channel family protein yields the protein MTELALSQLLPSAGVPLAAAGGLNYLEIATNSGPVGIGVLALLLGASAVSWAIIVKKWLQIRRAQDQSVKFLETFWQSKRLDAIYQAAESLGASPLSHVFRAGYVELSKVTARKNEGDPGAMSDQLGGIENVERALKRAAASEVTALERQVPFLGTTASAAPFVGLFGTVWGIMRAFHEIYLMGNANLATVAKPISEALIATAVGLFAAIPAVVAYNFFLSKIRVLDSEMTNFSNDFLNIVRRHFFS from the coding sequence ATGACCGAACTCGCCCTCTCGCAGCTCCTGCCCTCCGCCGGCGTGCCCCTCGCGGCCGCGGGCGGCCTCAACTACCTCGAGATCGCCACCAACTCCGGGCCCGTCGGCATCGGCGTGCTGGCGCTCCTGCTCGGCGCCTCCGCGGTGTCGTGGGCCATCATCGTCAAGAAGTGGCTCCAGATCCGGCGCGCGCAGGACCAGTCGGTGAAGTTCCTCGAGACCTTCTGGCAGTCCAAGCGGCTCGACGCCATCTACCAGGCGGCGGAGTCGCTGGGCGCGTCGCCGCTGTCGCACGTGTTCCGGGCGGGCTACGTCGAGCTCTCGAAGGTGACGGCGCGCAAGAACGAGGGCGACCCGGGCGCCATGAGCGACCAGCTCGGCGGCATCGAGAACGTCGAGCGCGCGCTGAAGCGGGCCGCGGCCTCGGAGGTCACCGCGCTCGAGCGCCAGGTGCCGTTCCTGGGCACCACCGCCAGCGCCGCCCCGTTCGTCGGCCTGTTCGGCACGGTGTGGGGCATCATGCGCGCGTTCCACGAGATCTACCTGATGGGCAACGCGAACCTGGCCACGGTGGCGAAGCCCATCTCCGAGGCGCTCATCGCCACCGCGGTCGGCCTGTTCGCCGCCATCCCGGCGGTGGTCGCCTACAACTTCTTCCTGTCGAAGATCCGCGTGCTCGACAGCGAGATGACCAACTTCTCGAACGACTTCCTGAACATCGTTCGGCGGCACTTCTTCAGCTAG
- a CDS encoding cell division protein FtsX has protein sequence MPLRPVYFTRRAVEALVRGPYVALVGIATIFVALFSIGLLAAALGGAERLLAAWAGEVRISAYLAPGADLAAVRDAAAAVAPGRAVTAVTGAEALRGLAAELGEQGRVLEGVGPGVLPDAVEVSAPGISLAEARGLAGRLRALPGVAEVDYGTAWLERLERFLGRARIAAVALFAALALAAAVLVSNTLRLAVFARRDEIEIMKLVGATDAFVSAPFLIEGVLQGLLGGGLAVGALAALHAALLPRLGAAVDAARALRLGDVLPPALLLGLLAAGAAVGLLGSALSVARTLRRL, from the coding sequence GTGCCGCTCCGCCCCGTCTACTTCACGCGGCGCGCCGTCGAGGCGCTGGTGCGCGGGCCCTACGTGGCGCTGGTGGGGATCGCGACGATCTTCGTGGCGCTGTTCTCGATCGGACTGCTCGCGGCGGCCCTCGGCGGCGCGGAGCGGCTGCTCGCGGCCTGGGCCGGGGAGGTCCGCATCTCCGCGTACCTGGCGCCGGGCGCCGACCTGGCGGCGGTGCGCGACGCGGCGGCGGCGGTCGCGCCCGGGCGCGCCGTCACGGCCGTCACCGGGGCCGAGGCGCTGCGCGGGCTCGCCGCCGAGCTGGGCGAGCAGGGCCGGGTGCTGGAGGGCGTGGGCCCGGGCGTGCTGCCGGACGCGGTGGAGGTCTCGGCGCCGGGGATCTCGCTCGCGGAGGCGCGCGGGCTGGCCGGGCGGCTGCGGGCGCTGCCGGGGGTGGCCGAGGTGGACTACGGCACCGCCTGGCTGGAGCGGCTGGAGCGGTTCCTCGGCCGCGCCCGGATCGCGGCGGTGGCGCTGTTCGCGGCGCTGGCGCTCGCCGCCGCGGTGCTGGTCTCGAACACGCTGCGGCTGGCGGTGTTCGCGCGCCGCGACGAGATCGAGATCATGAAGCTGGTGGGCGCCACCGACGCGTTCGTGTCGGCGCCGTTCCTGATCGAGGGGGTGCTGCAGGGCCTGCTCGGCGGCGGGCTGGCGGTGGGGGCGCTGGCGGCGCTGCACGCGGCGCTCCTGCCGCGGCTCGGCGCGGCGGTCGACGCGGCGCGCGCGCTCCGCCTCGGCGACGTGCTCCCCCCGGCGCTCCTCCTCGGCCTGCTCGCGGCCGGCGCCGCGGTGGGCCTGCTCGGCAGCGCGCTCTCGGTGGCGCGCACGCTGCGCCGCCTGTGA
- a CDS encoding energy transducer TonB → MSIPVATALGRRDRMWPAVLASLMVHAGLITWALVRQQGPAIDLEQKPIVAKLVRLGEKRPEQWLPRKETPPEPAAAEPMPAVATAPAAPTPAPPAPAAPVPGSKPSPVPPAPRPPARTGPTTAGSSTSVASMLSRVKQQVERERWGDPEGDPAGDASEAGEGDRYLALVKRALQENYRVPATISERDRMYLKGTVVLWIEPDGNIARWRIEKSSGNGAFDDALERTVRQTRLPPPPDAQRQLYRSTGLAIVFEIG, encoded by the coding sequence ATGAGCATCCCGGTCGCGACCGCCCTCGGGCGGCGGGACAGGATGTGGCCGGCGGTGCTGGCCTCGCTGATGGTCCACGCCGGGCTCATCACCTGGGCGCTGGTGCGCCAGCAGGGCCCCGCCATCGACCTCGAGCAGAAGCCCATCGTGGCGAAGCTCGTGCGCCTCGGCGAGAAGCGGCCGGAGCAGTGGCTGCCGCGCAAGGAGACGCCGCCGGAGCCGGCCGCGGCCGAGCCCATGCCGGCGGTCGCGACCGCGCCGGCGGCCCCGACCCCCGCGCCGCCGGCGCCCGCAGCGCCGGTCCCCGGCTCGAAGCCCTCGCCGGTCCCGCCCGCGCCCCGGCCGCCCGCCCGCACCGGCCCGACCACGGCCGGGAGCAGCACCTCGGTCGCGTCGATGCTCTCGCGCGTGAAGCAGCAGGTCGAGCGCGAGCGCTGGGGCGACCCCGAGGGCGACCCGGCCGGCGACGCCTCCGAGGCCGGCGAGGGCGACCGCTACCTCGCGCTGGTGAAGCGGGCGCTGCAGGAGAACTACCGCGTCCCGGCCACCATCTCCGAGCGCGACCGCATGTACCTGAAGGGCACGGTGGTCCTCTGGATCGAGCCCGACGGGAACATCGCGCGCTGGCGCATCGAGAAGTCGTCCGGCAACGGCGCGTTCGACGACGCGCTGGAGCGGACCGTCCGACAGACCCGCCTCCCCCCTCCGCCCGACGCGCAGCGGCAGCTGTACCGCTCGACCGGGCTCGCCATCGTCTTCGAGATCGGCTGA
- a CDS encoding cellulose synthase family protein: MTSLELSVVVGYALLLCILSIYGSHRYAMAYLYYRHKYRLPTPKDRFEQLPRVTIQLPIFNEMYVTERLIGAVAKIDYPRELLEVQVLDDSTDETQGIARACVDRVRAEGLDIVYIHRTDRSGFKAGALENGLKTAMGEFVAVFDADFIPDPHFLRRTVDFFTDPKVGMVQARWGHLNRGYSLLTQVQAILLDGHFVIEHTARNRSGRFFNFNGTAGIWRREAIASGGGWQHDTLTEDLDLSYRTQMKGWQFVYVPQIVTPAELPVEMNAFKSQQHRWAKGSIQTALKVLPRLLDADLPREVKREAVMHLTANLAYLLMIPLAILLPITVVVRVSHGWYEVLFLDIPFFAAATFSVVAFYAASQREQGRTTWQQIKYLPMVMAIGIGLSVNQARAVVEALMGYETAFTRTPKHGVASAGESVTRKRYKAAVTFQPIVELALAAYMTYGVMYLIEREVYYSLPFLLLFQVGFGYVGLASVYEGLRGRVGRWVRVLSPQPSPE; encoded by the coding sequence ATGACTTCACTCGAGCTCTCGGTCGTCGTCGGGTACGCACTGCTGCTCTGCATCCTCTCGATCTACGGGTCCCATCGCTACGCGATGGCGTACCTGTACTACCGGCACAAGTACCGGCTCCCCACGCCGAAGGACCGGTTCGAGCAGCTGCCGCGCGTCACCATCCAGCTCCCGATCTTCAACGAGATGTACGTGACGGAGCGGCTCATCGGCGCCGTCGCGAAGATCGACTATCCGCGCGAGCTCCTCGAGGTGCAGGTCCTCGACGACTCGACCGACGAGACCCAGGGCATCGCCCGCGCCTGCGTGGATCGCGTCCGGGCCGAGGGGCTCGACATCGTCTACATCCACCGCACCGACCGCAGCGGCTTCAAGGCGGGCGCGCTGGAGAACGGGCTGAAGACCGCCATGGGCGAGTTCGTGGCGGTCTTCGACGCGGACTTCATCCCGGATCCGCACTTCCTGCGGCGCACCGTGGACTTCTTCACCGACCCGAAGGTCGGCATGGTCCAGGCGCGCTGGGGCCACCTGAACCGCGGCTACTCGCTGCTCACCCAGGTCCAGGCCATCCTGCTCGACGGGCACTTCGTCATCGAGCACACCGCGCGCAACCGCTCCGGCCGCTTCTTCAACTTCAACGGCACCGCGGGGATCTGGCGGCGCGAGGCCATCGCCTCGGGCGGCGGCTGGCAGCACGACACGCTCACCGAGGACCTGGACCTCTCCTACCGCACGCAGATGAAGGGCTGGCAGTTCGTCTACGTGCCGCAGATCGTCACGCCGGCCGAGCTGCCGGTGGAGATGAACGCGTTCAAGAGCCAGCAGCACCGCTGGGCGAAGGGCTCGATCCAGACCGCGCTCAAGGTCCTGCCGCGGCTGCTCGACGCGGATCTGCCGCGCGAGGTGAAGCGCGAGGCGGTGATGCACCTCACCGCGAACCTCGCCTACCTGCTGATGATCCCGCTGGCGATCCTGCTGCCGATCACGGTGGTGGTGCGCGTCTCCCACGGCTGGTACGAGGTGCTGTTCCTCGACATCCCGTTCTTCGCCGCCGCCACCTTCAGCGTGGTGGCGTTCTACGCGGCCAGCCAGCGCGAGCAGGGCCGCACCACCTGGCAGCAGATCAAGTACCTGCCCATGGTGATGGCGATCGGCATCGGCCTGTCGGTGAACCAGGCGCGCGCGGTGGTCGAGGCGCTCATGGGCTACGAGACCGCCTTCACCCGCACGCCCAAGCACGGCGTCGCCTCGGCGGGCGAGTCGGTGACGCGCAAGCGGTACAAGGCGGCGGTCACGTTCCAGCCCATCGTCGAGCTGGCCCTCGCGGCCTACATGACCTACGGCGTGATGTACCTGATCGAGCGCGAGGTCTACTACTCGCTGCCGTTCCTGCTGCTGTTCCAGGTGGGCTTCGGCTACGTCGGCCTGGCCAGCGTCTACGAGGGCCTGCGCGGCCGCGTCGGGCGCTGGGTCCGCGTGCTCTCGCCGCAGCCCTCGCCGGAGTAG
- a CDS encoding murein hydrolase activator EnvC family protein, translating to MVPSASLGIAFALALAAGGPRAQLDALEGRRRAEEAAARMLAQQERSVLDTLAESEAALAAAAAEARRAEAARAGAEAALAQAREEEAAAQARMQARLAELRPRLAARERLGRTGELQLLSSSRSLADLVKRRWLMERILSHDVALLAEADAARDARERARAARQREAGRLAALAKEAAERREDAAALREERETLLAALRTARGFHERAAAEAVVQQRRLAEFVATLPPPRSGGALPEGFAARRGRLPLPVAGHVTVGFGKVVNPRFNTVTVQNGLDVDAPAGAPVRAVAPGRVVHAGWFKGYGNIVIVDHGDGYHTLVAHLASMRTAMGEDVPAGAVLGTVGDTGSLKGPYLYFELREKGRPVDPRPWLAP from the coding sequence GTGGTCCCCTCCGCGTCGCTCGGCATCGCCTTCGCGCTCGCGCTCGCCGCCGGCGGCCCCCGCGCGCAGCTCGACGCGCTCGAGGGGCGGCGCCGCGCCGAGGAGGCCGCCGCGCGCATGCTGGCGCAGCAGGAGCGCTCGGTGCTCGACACGCTGGCCGAGTCGGAGGCGGCGCTCGCCGCGGCGGCCGCGGAGGCGCGGCGGGCCGAGGCCGCCCGGGCCGGGGCCGAGGCCGCGCTGGCGCAGGCGCGGGAGGAGGAGGCGGCCGCGCAGGCGCGCATGCAGGCGCGGCTCGCCGAGCTGCGGCCGCGGCTCGCGGCGCGCGAGCGGCTCGGGCGCACCGGGGAGCTGCAGCTCCTGAGCTCCAGCCGGTCGCTCGCGGACCTGGTGAAGCGCCGCTGGCTCATGGAGCGGATCCTCTCGCACGACGTGGCGCTGCTCGCCGAGGCCGACGCGGCGCGCGACGCGCGCGAGCGGGCGCGCGCGGCCCGGCAGCGCGAGGCGGGGCGCCTCGCGGCCCTGGCGAAGGAGGCGGCGGAGCGGCGCGAGGACGCCGCCGCGCTCCGCGAGGAGCGGGAGACGCTGCTCGCGGCCCTGCGCACCGCCCGCGGGTTCCACGAGCGCGCCGCGGCCGAGGCGGTCGTGCAGCAGCGCCGGCTCGCCGAGTTCGTCGCGACGCTGCCGCCCCCGCGCAGCGGCGGTGCGCTGCCCGAGGGCTTCGCCGCGCGCCGGGGCCGGCTGCCGCTGCCGGTCGCCGGCCACGTGACGGTCGGCTTCGGCAAGGTGGTGAACCCGCGCTTCAACACGGTCACCGTGCAGAACGGCCTCGACGTGGACGCGCCGGCGGGCGCGCCGGTCCGTGCGGTCGCGCCGGGGCGCGTGGTCCACGCCGGGTGGTTCAAGGGCTACGGCAACATCGTCATCGTGGACCACGGGGACGGCTACCACACGCTGGTGGCCCACCTCGCCTCGATGCGCACCGCCATGGGAGAGGACGTGCCCGCCGGCGCCGTGCTGGGGACGGTGGGCGACACCGGCTCGCTGAAGGGGCCGTACCTGTACTTCGAGCTCCGCGAGAAGGGACGCCCGGTGGACCCGCGACCATGGCTCGCGCCGTGA
- the ftsE gene encoding cell division ATP-binding protein FtsE has protein sequence MIQLFHVTKEYPGDGPALQDVTLELDKGEFVFLTGPSGAGKSTLLKLVFCDEAPTSGQLLLFGKNVAKIGARAVPYLRRNIGVVFQDFKLLPQRTVAENVALPLEVQAMPDKEIRRRVKQLLRSVGLEHRAEKFPPSLSGGEQQRVAVARALAPAPALLLADEPTGNLDPERTLEVMQLLADANARGTTVLVATHDRSLLERYKRRVVLLERGRLVSDGDSIRRAPGAGAGAGG, from the coding sequence GTGATCCAGCTGTTCCACGTCACCAAGGAGTACCCGGGCGACGGGCCCGCGCTCCAGGACGTGACGCTCGAGCTGGACAAGGGCGAGTTCGTGTTCCTCACCGGACCGTCGGGCGCGGGCAAGTCCACCCTGCTGAAGCTGGTGTTCTGCGACGAGGCGCCCACCAGCGGGCAGCTCCTGCTGTTCGGCAAGAACGTGGCGAAGATCGGCGCGCGCGCGGTGCCCTACCTGCGCCGCAACATCGGGGTGGTGTTCCAGGACTTCAAGCTCCTGCCGCAGCGGACCGTGGCCGAGAACGTGGCCCTGCCGCTCGAGGTGCAGGCCATGCCGGACAAGGAGATCCGGCGGCGGGTGAAGCAGCTGCTCCGCTCGGTGGGGCTCGAGCACCGGGCCGAGAAGTTCCCGCCGTCGCTCTCGGGCGGCGAGCAGCAGCGGGTCGCGGTCGCGCGCGCGCTCGCGCCGGCCCCGGCGCTGCTGCTGGCCGACGAGCCCACCGGCAACCTCGACCCGGAGCGCACGCTCGAGGTGATGCAGCTGCTCGCCGACGCGAACGCGCGCGGCACGACCGTGCTGGTCGCGACGCACGATCGCTCGCTGCTCGAGCGCTACAAGCGGCGGGTGGTGCTGCTGGAGCGCGGGCGCCTGGTCTCGGACGGCGACTCGATCCGCCGCGCCCCGGGCGCCGGCGCGGGGGCGGGGGGCTGA
- a CDS encoding GNAT family N-acetyltransferase — protein sequence MTPVHGTQGAGPGDELAPLDGPRLRAVAATRAHAAQIQSCFQGAPDYFVRTEGGPAGADAAERLLAEAEADPERRVYALVPHTGGPAVGVLDLYLNHPEPGTAHVGLLLFREACQGLGYGKETTAALEHVLARSGFRALRLSVGDENPGARAFWERLGFAEVGRLDRGIAVFEKPLEPA from the coding sequence ATGACACCGGTGCACGGAACCCAGGGCGCGGGCCCGGGCGATGAGCTCGCGCCGCTCGACGGACCGCGGCTGCGCGCCGTGGCCGCCACGCGCGCGCACGCCGCGCAGATCCAGTCCTGCTTCCAGGGCGCGCCGGACTACTTCGTGCGCACCGAGGGCGGGCCGGCCGGCGCGGACGCGGCGGAGCGGCTGCTCGCGGAGGCCGAGGCGGATCCGGAGCGCCGCGTCTACGCGCTCGTCCCGCACACGGGAGGGCCCGCCGTCGGGGTCCTCGACCTGTACCTGAACCACCCCGAGCCCGGCACCGCGCACGTGGGCCTGCTGCTGTTCCGCGAGGCGTGCCAGGGCCTCGGCTACGGCAAGGAGACCACCGCCGCGCTCGAGCACGTCCTGGCGCGCTCCGGCTTCCGCGCGCTGCGCCTGTCGGTGGGCGACGAGAACCCCGGCGCGCGCGCGTTCTGGGAGCGGCTCGGCTTCGCCGAGGTGGGCCGGCTGGACCGCGGGATCGCGGTGTTCGAGAAGCCGCTGGAGCCCGCCTAG
- the tolR gene encoding protein TolR, giving the protein MSSGGSGRQSLTEINVTPLVDVMLVLLIIFMVTAPLIQQGVEVNLPDARAKAVEAQEQKLVLSIKSDKSLWLGTTEDAAHVPYDELEDKLRANSRAQKEHELYLMADKTLPYGFVVDVMATVQRAGIVNVGMITNPAPERVKPEREARRR; this is encoded by the coding sequence ATGTCCTCCGGCGGCTCGGGCCGCCAGTCCCTCACCGAGATCAACGTCACGCCGCTCGTGGACGTGATGCTGGTGCTGCTCATCATCTTCATGGTGACCGCGCCGCTCATCCAGCAGGGCGTCGAGGTGAACCTGCCCGACGCGCGCGCCAAGGCGGTCGAGGCGCAGGAGCAGAAGCTCGTCCTCTCGATCAAGTCGGACAAGAGCCTGTGGCTCGGCACCACCGAGGACGCCGCCCACGTGCCCTACGACGAGCTCGAGGACAAGCTGCGCGCCAACTCGCGCGCGCAGAAGGAGCACGAGCTGTACCTCATGGCCGACAAGACGCTGCCCTACGGCTTCGTGGTGGACGTGATGGCCACCGTGCAGCGCGCCGGGATCGTGAACGTGGGGATGATCACCAACCCCGCGCCGGAGCGGGTGAAGCCCGAGCGGGAGGCCCGCAGGCGATGA
- the tolB gene encoding Tol-Pal system beta propeller repeat protein TolB, with the protein MTVRRALALAALALAVSPALAAQERPTIVVGSPDFRPLPIAVAAFQGEGDAGAAATQTAEVVRADLVLSGLFDVLDPRGFLADPSEGFAAPSIRFARWADVGADGLAKARVRRGPAGLEGELHLYEVRAGREVLVKLLRVDGADARSLAHRMADEIVRYYTREPGIFATRIAAIRRGRGTWELVTQDMDGGNQQVLLSERSILMSPAWRPDGREILVTSYRSGRPELWAYRFSDRAFRPLGRHRNAFGGVYSPDGSRIAFTVSEGNVTDLWVMSADGAGARKLTSDPAIDVSPTWSPDGRRIAFVSDRSGTPQIYVMGADGSGARRLTFQGNYNQTPQWSPRGDLIAFTARDERKVFDVFVVSPDSGAINRITQDQGRTNEEPSWAPNGRLMIFRTDRNGGIQLVVSDARGDRQTPVTSGKTDLAAPAWGPLAP; encoded by the coding sequence ATGACCGTCCGCCGTGCCCTCGCCCTCGCCGCGCTCGCGCTGGCCGTCTCCCCCGCGCTCGCCGCGCAGGAGCGCCCCACCATCGTGGTCGGCTCGCCCGACTTCCGCCCGCTGCCCATCGCGGTGGCGGCGTTCCAGGGCGAGGGCGACGCCGGCGCCGCCGCGACCCAGACCGCGGAGGTGGTGCGCGCCGACCTGGTGCTGTCGGGCCTGTTCGACGTGCTCGACCCGCGGGGCTTCCTCGCCGATCCGTCGGAGGGCTTCGCGGCGCCGTCGATCCGGTTCGCGCGCTGGGCCGACGTGGGCGCGGACGGCCTCGCCAAGGCGCGCGTGCGCCGCGGACCGGCCGGCCTGGAGGGCGAGCTCCACCTGTACGAGGTCCGCGCCGGGCGCGAGGTGCTGGTGAAGCTGCTGCGCGTGGACGGCGCCGACGCGCGCTCGCTCGCCCACCGGATGGCCGACGAGATCGTGCGCTACTACACGCGCGAGCCCGGCATCTTCGCGACGCGCATCGCCGCGATCCGCCGCGGCCGCGGCACCTGGGAGCTCGTGACGCAGGACATGGACGGCGGGAACCAGCAGGTCCTGCTGTCCGAGCGGAGCATCCTCATGTCGCCGGCGTGGCGCCCGGACGGCCGCGAGATCCTGGTCACCAGCTACCGGTCCGGCCGGCCGGAGCTGTGGGCCTACCGCTTCTCCGACCGCGCGTTCCGCCCGCTGGGCCGCCACCGCAACGCGTTCGGCGGCGTGTACTCGCCCGACGGCTCCCGCATCGCGTTCACCGTCAGCGAAGGCAACGTCACCGATCTCTGGGTGATGTCCGCCGACGGCGCCGGCGCGCGCAAGCTCACCAGCGACCCCGCCATCGACGTGTCGCCCACCTGGTCGCCCGACGGCCGCCGCATCGCGTTCGTCTCCGATCGCTCCGGCACCCCGCAGATCTACGTGATGGGCGCGGACGGCTCGGGCGCGCGGCGCCTGACGTTCCAGGGCAACTACAACCAGACGCCGCAGTGGAGCCCTCGCGGCGACCTGATCGCGTTCACCGCGCGCGACGAGCGCAAGGTGTTCGACGTGTTCGTGGTGTCGCCGGACTCGGGCGCCATCAACCGCATCACCCAGGACCAGGGGCGCACCAACGAGGAGCCGTCCTGGGCGCCCAACGGCCGGCTCATGATCTTCCGCACCGACCGGAACGGCGGGATCCAGCTGGTCGTGTCGGACGCGCGCGGCGACCGCCAGACGCCGGTGACGAGCGGCAAGACCGACCTGGCCGCGCCGGCCTGGGGCCCGCTGGCGCCGTAG
- the murI gene encoding glutamate racemase — MSRIGIFDSGVGGLTVQRAILAALPSADTVYLGDTARVPYGTKSAETVTQYSLRNARVLARREIDLLVVACNTASAVALPALRAELPVPVLGVVEPGARVAAKASRTGRIGVIGTQGTVASGAYQAAILRERPGAEVVARACPLFVPLAEEGWTDPDDEVVRGVVRRYLDPLRDAAIDTLVLGCTHYPLLREAIARALPEVRLVDSADAIAEEVRARIPAVAGRSGVHRFLVTDVPERFLGVAGRFLGRTVESAEHVDV, encoded by the coding sequence GTGTCACGCATCGGCATCTTCGACTCCGGCGTCGGCGGGCTCACCGTCCAGCGCGCCATCCTCGCAGCGCTCCCCTCCGCGGACACCGTCTACCTCGGCGACACGGCCCGCGTGCCGTACGGCACCAAGTCCGCCGAGACGGTGACCCAGTACTCGCTCCGGAACGCGCGGGTGCTGGCGCGCCGCGAGATCGACCTGCTCGTCGTGGCCTGCAACACCGCCTCCGCGGTGGCGCTGCCGGCGCTCCGCGCCGAGCTGCCCGTCCCGGTGCTGGGCGTGGTGGAGCCCGGCGCCCGCGTCGCGGCGAAGGCCTCCCGGACCGGCCGCATCGGCGTGATCGGCACGCAGGGGACCGTGGCGAGCGGCGCCTACCAGGCGGCGATCCTGCGCGAGCGCCCCGGCGCGGAGGTGGTGGCCCGGGCGTGCCCGCTGTTCGTCCCGCTCGCGGAGGAGGGGTGGACGGATCCGGACGACGAGGTGGTGCGCGGGGTGGTCCGCCGGTACCTCGACCCGCTGCGCGACGCCGCCATCGACACGCTGGTGCTGGGCTGCACGCACTACCCGCTGCTCCGCGAGGCGATCGCCCGCGCGCTTCCCGAGGTGCGGCTGGTCGACAGCGCCGACGCGATCGCCGAGGAGGTCCGCGCGCGGATCCCGGCCGTGGCCGGCCGGAGCGGCGTGCACCGGTTCCTCGTGACCGACGTGCCCGAGCGCTTCCTGGGCGTGGCGGGCCGCTTCCTCGGACGGACGGTGGAATCCGCCGAGCACGTCGACGTGTGA
- a CDS encoding S41 family peptidase, with protein sequence MMRRLALVAALAIAFFAGLVADRSASAARRAASRPYRALDVFADVLGHVESSYLEPVDERELVYGAIDGMMAKLDAHSAFMRPEVFEQLRDETTGEFDGLGLEVALEDGVLTVVSPTAESPGERAGLRPGDRILSIDGASTRELGLSGAIRRMKGAPGSQVVLEVDRAGFTAPQRLTLVRERVRTQSVDLRVLDAGRGYVYVRVKAFQERTDRALARALADGRAALGGEIRGLVLDLRNNPGGLLDQAVRVADAFLAEGVIVSTEGRDRREVEVQRARPKGTEPGYPMIVLVNRGTASASEILAGALQDNGRAVVMGTQTYGKGSVQTIIELEDGSGLKLTVARYYTPSHRSIQELGISPDVVVAETAPAAPAQPAPAERDLKRHLRNEAAPVPASVPAPAVPEDFQLRTALDYLRATDVLRGGPGARSTAIAPKRQ encoded by the coding sequence ATGATGCGCCGCCTCGCCCTCGTCGCCGCCCTGGCGATCGCGTTCTTCGCCGGCCTGGTCGCGGACCGCTCCGCCTCGGCGGCGCGCCGCGCCGCGTCCCGGCCCTACCGCGCGCTCGACGTGTTCGCCGACGTGCTCGGTCACGTGGAGAGCTCGTACCTCGAGCCGGTGGACGAGCGGGAGCTCGTGTACGGCGCCATCGACGGCATGATGGCGAAGCTCGACGCGCACTCCGCGTTCATGCGGCCGGAGGTGTTCGAGCAGCTCCGCGACGAGACCACCGGCGAGTTCGACGGGCTCGGCCTGGAGGTCGCGCTCGAGGACGGCGTGCTCACCGTCGTGTCGCCCACGGCGGAGTCCCCCGGTGAGCGCGCCGGGCTCCGGCCGGGCGACCGGATCCTGTCCATCGACGGGGCCTCGACGCGCGAGCTGGGGCTGTCCGGGGCGATCCGGCGCATGAAGGGCGCGCCCGGGTCCCAGGTGGTGCTGGAGGTCGACCGCGCCGGGTTCACGGCGCCGCAGCGGCTCACGCTGGTGCGCGAGCGGGTCCGCACCCAGAGCGTGGACCTGCGGGTGCTCGACGCCGGGCGCGGGTACGTGTACGTGCGCGTGAAGGCGTTCCAGGAGCGCACCGACCGCGCGCTGGCGAGGGCGCTCGCCGACGGTCGGGCCGCGCTGGGCGGTGAGATCCGCGGGCTGGTGCTCGACCTGCGCAACAATCCGGGCGGCCTGCTCGACCAGGCGGTGCGGGTGGCGGACGCGTTCCTCGCCGAGGGCGTCATCGTCAGCACCGAGGGGCGCGACCGGCGCGAGGTCGAGGTGCAGCGCGCGCGGCCCAAGGGGACCGAGCCGGGCTACCCGATGATCGTCCTGGTGAACCGCGGGACCGCCAGCGCGAGCGAGATCCTGGCCGGCGCGCTCCAGGACAACGGGCGCGCGGTGGTGATGGGCACGCAGACCTACGGCAAGGGGTCCGTGCAGACCATCATCGAGCTGGAGGACGGCTCGGGCCTGAAGCTGACCGTGGCGCGGTACTACACGCCCAGCCACCGCTCCATCCAGGAGCTGGGCATCTCCCCGGACGTGGTGGTCGCCGAGACCGCCCCGGCGGCCCCGGCGCAGCCCGCGCCGGCGGAGCGCGACCTGAAGCGGCACCTCCGCAACGAGGCGGCGCCGGTGCCCGCCTCGGTCCCGGCGCCCGCCGTGCCCGAGGACTTCCAGCTCCGGACCGCGCTGGACTACCTGCGCGCGACGGACGTCCTCCGGGGTGGCCCGGGCGCGCGGAGCACCGCGATCGCCCCGAAGCGGCAGTGA